In Rhizoctonia solani chromosome 6, complete sequence, the sequence GCCTCCTCCAGTCCCCCCAGGCACTGGACCACCTCTTTGACTACGTCAAGGCCATAGGCCGCTTTTCTGATCTTGTCAACTGATCGCGTCCTGACGAGCCTAACACCGCCCCCCGCGCAGCTATCTCTGTTTTATCTCTGTCCTCTTCTTTTCTCCTCTCTCCTCCCTATCGATCATTCATAGCGGCTCATTCGCTTAATCATATTTCCCCATTTCTCTAGGTCTCTGCAATGTGTACCACTTGTCCTGCCCTGCTCTTATGGCAGCGTTTCTCACCTAGCTTTAGCATAATCTCCTGTAAAGTAACTGCCTACCGGATACTTCGCGCCATAAGGCTCAGCCCCATAACGTCGTGTTGAAAtgacatatatatatgtataaatAAACTAAGTGTGTATACAATAAGGAAAGACAGTAAAGATGAGTGGTCAGTGATAGGAATAGAGAGCTCGTACGCGAGCCTTTATATACCCTGAGATACCAACCGAGTCATATGGTAAAGTGCACGCACTGCGCATATAGTTGCGCATAGGATGACTCGTACTTACTGGCTCGATCACCACGCAGGAACATACTAGATCTATCTGtatagaaatatcatgtattcACTAGAGAATTCCAGTATATTCCCTTGACTGTAATCGAGTTGGTAAGTCGTAAGAGACCTAGTCGTACGATATGTGCGCAGTATGCGCAGTAGGACGCGTAGTCCTCATAGAATGACTCGACGGGTATACtgagggtataaaagggggcTCGTTCGAGCCTAGTATCTTCACCCTTTTCTCATACTACCTACTATCACTCTCTTTTATCGTGTATATACAATTTTTATAACattcatatatatacatcttaTTCACTTATTTCTACAATCTGGTATTCATAAGCCATTTCAGCACGTCGTAGAATATACAgaatcttttttttttcaaaaGAAAAACTGACTTTAAAGTGGGAAATACATCAGAATTGGCTGTTCTACAAATTTTATCGATACATGTTCTCCGAATTGTTTGCCCCTGATTGTAGAAATAACTTGTATATACTAGAACAATCTAGTATCTTccatgtaatcgagtcagcGTGAACTAGCCAataagctatatgcgcagtaatgCGCAGTAAGTACGCGTCACCCATATAAGTGACTCGACTGGTCTGTTCGCGGGTATATAAGGGGGCCAGTTCTGCCTCCTTACGATTCATCTCATTCTCTCTCAATCTCACTCTCGTTCAcactttgtaattagatagatattaatatatatttgtttctatatacatTTAACTTCTTTCTACACTGATCATTCAAAAATTATTGGTTCTGGACTTCGGTCCTCAAACTACACACATTCGATATCGTTGGGGTAACTTTGGTCGCTTCCATCAAGGATCGTTTATTGTTATTCACATTTTGACATAAAATCAATAGGCGGAGCTGGGGATCTCAATTTAGGGTGTCCAGGTACGTATTCCATCCGTTAGTACAGTACTCCTGGTCATGTGGGTCAACGTCACCTCGTGAAACAAAGCGCTGACATCTTCAGCTCCAATACCCAAGCAGCGCCTGATCAGTCCTAGTGGATCGCTCAACTTTCATTTGACGGTAGTTCCGCTGCATGTCTTTCCCTGTGTTTTATCAACTTCTTACACAATCCTGAGCCCGGGATTTGAGACTTTACACACGCAAATCTATCCGCGGAGGCCATACAATTGCCTGATGTAAGGTGCGTTGATGTATGTATGCTGCTCTGCCACTGGTCCCAGAAGTTTGACCTAGGATCATTCTAGTCGAATTGCACAAAAATGGCCCAGCAATGGCTGTCTATTCGCCTCGCCTGGTCACTCTTACTCTCAACTCAAAAACTAACATACACATAAGCTCTGCTTGTAGCATTCCTAGACCTCGTATATTATCCTAACACTCAGGTCATCCGTTTACACTCAAGCACTGAGGCAACCCTACCAGACATTCAACTCTACGCCCATCTCATCACCTCTCCACATTCCTTCCCTCCAGCCCGAACTTGCCCTCCTTTTCCCACCGCTCCACCATCAGTCCCAGCCTCACTCTCGCCCCCGTCTCGCCTTCCCCTCCCGCTCCTTTCCCAACAGCCTCCCTGACACACCCCATCAGCTTCCTGAACTGCGTCCCATACGCCTCGCACAGTCCATCCCCTGCCACCTCCAGCACAACAGACAAGCACTGCGGCGCAGAACACGAACTCAGCAGCTCGCCCGAGTTCAGCACACGAGCAAGCCACGTCCATAGCTTTGCCAGTCTGAACGGAGCAGGCACCGAGTCAGGCTCAACCTGAGCCGGCATCGGTGACGTCTGAAGGATGGCCGCGTAGAGCGCGAGCTGGCCGACCATTCGGTCAGTGTACTGGGATGTGGTCTCCAGCGTCGGCGGCTTGTCGTCTGGGTCGTTCTTGCCTTCCAGCTCGCGGCCGACCATCTTGCGCCACTCGTTGTCGCTCATTCCGGGCTAGAGATCCGTGTGGCGTTAGTACACATATCAGATACTGAACATTGGACCTGCCTTGCGAGTTATATGCACGCCTACTGCCCATCCGCCTGTTCGGCCTACAAGCCTGACATAGATGCATCAGTCATCGTACCCTCCTCGGCCAATCCCACGCACCTCGCCCAAAAGATCTCCCATAACCTCGTGTGACCCCTCGCTACCACCAACCACACCAAACGTGCTAACGGATAGGCAGTCGGCAGCTTCGCCGTGACCTCTGTCTCAGCCTGGAGTAAAAGATACTTTGAGAACGCAGATAGCAGTGCAGTGTATACGGGAGCAGGATGCGGAGGGCTCGGTGAGATGATGTCGTGAATGGCGTCGGCCTGTTGTAGAGTTAGTCATATGTAAATAAACGTGATGAATATACGCACAAGCTTAGCGAGCTCAGACTGCGAGTTGGTGACCTGCCCGACTCGCGTGCGTAGTTTGCGTCGCAGCCTCCCAGCAACTGACTTCAGCTCAGAGCTCTCTTCCACAGCTCTTGTTAGGTTCTTGAGTGCCTACGAGGTGAGTGATGTTAGCTGAGTTCTTGGATGAGAAATAGTGAGACCTACGGCACGTTCCGCCCACGCGGTCTCCCACTCCTGTATCGCTGGCACCGACTTAGCGCTGGCCTGTGATGCTTGGACAGCGCGCGCTTCCTGTGCGTCTTTGGCAGCCTTTTCCTCAGCATCCTTCCTCGCTTCGTCCTCTGCCTTCTCTTTCTCTGCCTTTTCTCTCGCCTCTTTCTCTTGTCGCTTCCGTTCGTCCTCCTGCTCCTTTtctttcctcttcttctcctcttCTGCCTTTCGTCTGTCCTCCTCCGCCTTCAGCTCGGCCCTCTTCCTATCCTCCTCCTGCCGTTTCTTCTCCGCTTCCTGTCGCCTCTGCTCTTCTTCCGCTCGTAACTTCTCCTCATCCCTGCGTATTGCACCCTCGATCTCCTCCCATATCCCCCTGTTCCCCTCTTTTACCCGCTTCATGCCCTCTTCCTCCCTCCCTTTTCGTTGGATGTCCAGTCTCTCGACCATGGCGAGCACAGCAGACATCTCCTGCTCATTACGTTTTGCTTGTAGTGCCAAGTGTGATTGAGTGAGGGCGCAAGATAGATGTGGTAGGGATGGCGCGGGTGGAGACGAACTCTGAGACCGGAGTGAACACAGTGCCATATCAATAAAGTAGCAATTACCTTGACCATAGCCCGTTCTGCATTCTGATACTCCTCCAGTGGGTCGACCCGACTCCTTAACCTGACCGCGTTAAGGAATGCATCAATACTTTGGTCTGGGTTCGGATTGGCGTTGGAACGGGTGAGTGCTCGTGACAAGGTCCTGCGAGCAGCAAACATTAAGAATGAGCAACATCCCTGTGGAAGAAACCAGCAGAGAAGCAGGAGTACTCACATAGAGATGTCTCTTCCGGCATGAGAAAACGACAAGACCTGCGGCTCTTCTGACTCGGAGGACGACGAGGATTCTTCTTCGTCGTctgtgaggttgtggatgCTGTAGGCATTTGTCGGTCTTCTCGTCGTCCTGTAAACAGAGGTCCCGTTGGGACATATTGCTCGTCATGCGCTATGAATGTGGCGTACCGTTGAACGGGTGAAGGGGACCGTGACACTGAGAACCTCATGGTCGAGACTTGTCCCGGCGAGACATGTGAGGGGCAGTTAGTCACGTGCGCTgtaaagtcatgtgatcgtTATTTGCTACACCCTTGCCGAATCTTTTCAAGGGAGTGGCTCGGTGATCACGACAGTTATAGTTGCTGTGCCCATGAATTATCTAGTGAAGCTCTTTCTTCCCGAACGTGTATGACCTTAGCGACATCTTCTAGCTATTCACTTCAAACACTTGGAACTCAATAATATTCCGTGCATACGAAGCTTCTGTCCACTCCAAGCTTATTTCAATAATAATATATAGATGAACACCCCCGTAATTATTCAACGTCCTCCACAAGCCGGGGCCGTCTTCTAGTTCTCCAAAGGTCCCAGATATTTCCAGGGGAGTATTCGTATTCGTTCGTGTTATTCGCCCGTTTTCGATCCAATGGCTCCACCAGAGCTTGAAAATACTGATCTGGGTTCCGATCACTTGAAGGAAACTTGGCAACTAGCCTAACCTTTGTGTAATCAACTGCAGTCCGGTCCTGGTTGAGCGCTTGGACGCTAAAGTAGAACTTTTTTGCAGGGTCGTATTCAAGTCGGATAATGTCTATAGGGTCGCTGTTTGACGTTTCCTTGTATCCCAGACCTTGAAGGTGTGTCAACCTAGGCCTTCGTATCATGATGAAAGAACTTACCAACAGTTTTCCCTTTGATCCAACTAGGCTGGTCCGCCACGCTACAATACGATAAAGCCGGTTCAATCACGCTACTCATTTAACTACATCAAGTTGGTATTCCTACCTAGTGTAGCGACTTAATGTGAGGGTGAGCGGTGTCTGCTTATCTATTGGTCCCGAGTCAATCTTCCCTGTTAGAATATATAGGCAAGCTTGACGTGCTGCTTCCTCATAAGAGTGGTAATTTCTTTCGACCCCCGGAATAGGGGCAAGAACTAAGGTAGCAGGTATCAATGCTGTCCCACAAGCCATATATTCTCTAACTTACTTCTGTCGGAGGTAGCTGGCGCAATAGAATCTGGTATAATTCACGAATGCATAAAGACACCTTCAAATTAAACCGAATCAAGTACTACGGCTTACCACGATGTCCTGTAGAGAACGGAAGAGTCTGTCGTTTGCTGCGCTCCTCAGATTTATTCGTGGTATCTTGTTGAAGGGGAATACCCTCGACCGTAATTTGCAAGATAATCGCAATCCACGCATAGACAAACCACCACCGCATTTGCACGGATATGCCGATGACAGAGATGATAGTAAATGGTTGGTTGTCTCCCCCTAGACGTTTGGGTAAGTGTCAGGCTTATAATTGCTTGAACAGCGATCGACTGCTGTGCTGGCCTGGGTTCGAGCCGAGGAGATGTCTTTTGTGATAGTCAGATGTGCCTCGAGGACGTCCTCGTGCGAGTGACGTAAGCTGGTGAGAGGTGGTGTTCGCATCTGACGCAATGCTTGTCGTTACTCGGGTTGATCTCTAATTCTTCCAAAGAGCTTTTACGTCACAGACTACTTAAATTGAGTGAAGCGTTTTTGTCTCATGCTTTGTGAGAAACTCCATTCTTGAGCAGGACAATAATCAATATATCGGATATTTAAGCACAAGTATTCACTTTTCAAAGATCTTTGGATGTAGAATATGGTGTATATAGTCGATCTGAGGTAGATTGGGtacgcgcatatatttgCCGACATCCCTAAGCTATGGGCTCGCAATACTTCTGGTAACTTCGAAGACCACAACCATTGCTGCAATTGACTACATGCCCCATACCATCCCTGTTAACATTTGGCTTGGTAGGTCAACAGTAAGGAGATTATAAAATGAATTCTTCATCTTTTGCCATTTTACTCATGATGATTAATATTCTCGCTAGCATGTTCTGTCCCAAAATGCTATACTGGCGATAAGCATAACAGCCGAAGGCCAACACGTTACCTCCAACTTCACTTTAGAACATCGTGCTGGCTTCGGGAGCCAACCTCTATAGATAAAAGACATGTCTCTACGGGGACCTGAAAAACTCCGGAAGTGCTCGTAGAACGCTCCGGAGCACTCGCGGAGCACTCCGGATCCGGTTGGGTCCAAACCAGCGGGTCCCCAAAACCTGAGCGCTCTGGAGCACTCCAAGGCTTTTCGGGTCCCCGTAGGGTGACTGGAGAGATTCCATTAGTCAGGTTTCCTTCGGGCAGAAATTTGGCAAAACTCCTAATCTTGACATAAGTTGCTTGGCTCCCCTGCGAGCGCATGAGGACAGTTCCCGCAACGAATAGGTAAGTTATCCCCTGTTAGAATACTTCTCATTTCTATTTTGTTTCGTTACCCGTCACGTAAATAAGCCACTCGGAGTTCGTACATTAGTTTCGGTCATATGTAAAACGTCCACCCTTACAGTAATGGACTCGTACCCAGCTCCAGCTACTAATGGAAGTGACTTGAAGATTGCCAATCGCAGCGATCAAGCCGTTTGATTAATCTCTATATTACATCGTGTTCGCGAAGCTAACGGCTCTTGTACAATTAGTCGATTTCTTTTGGTACCGAAGTTCCCTATGTACAGTACACTCTCCCACGTTCCCAAGCACTTGCATTGATCATTTGCTTCCTTGGGGCAACCAGCACCAGCAGGGTAGCTCCTACTTCTCTGGCCTCTACCGTACGTGTGCTGCGCGCTTCTCTTCTCGTACTTCACGGCCGTCCACATGGTACATAGTACTTTGCATAGCGCATTAGTGCCCGACCAACTGATGGAGGAGGAGTCACGGTAATGAATTCTGCAAGAGCTGTTTATCACATGGGGCTGACGTTGAAGTGGATGCCATTGATGGGTCTAAGGTGATGATAGTGTAGGTATTCATATGGCAAATCTGGACAATATGATTGGGCTATTTTTCGATGCTTGCTCTACTCTAGCACCGCGTTTTTATCGATCAAATGAATCCGGAGATGAATGATTGCGATTCTTGAGCCTCGACGCAGGTCTAAGCGTGGCCATACAACCGGATATAAAAATCTAAGTAGGAAGAGTGGCTGAGGCACAATGTCGTATGATTGACCGGGGCAGTGTAATTCCGATAAATCTGTCTCGACCTTCCTGTATCCTTGTCCCAGGGACACACTGGGTGCTGTACTAGATCAGTGCCCTCAATTCCTTGGGTTTGATATAATATTTGCAATCACATGGGCGTGCCACGCTCCGCAAAGTAGTGCATCCGGTTGCGCATCCAACATTGCACTACTAATTTTCACGATCCAATGATGACCGCTAGATTATTCACATTGGAGATTAAGATAAGATCCGGAGTGTTCACCCCAAAATCTATCTGGGACATCGGTCAGGCCCCAGACGTCTGTCGCATCGATCTTGATTGATGTACCTCATCAGCCATAAACGCCATGGGACAAGTCGAGCTCAAGTGCAAATATTAGCCCGAAGCCACCGCATGTATAATCCATGCCATTGGATCGAGTATATAGTTCCGAATAGCAGACCATCTCATCAACTTCCAGAACTGGGCAACTTCTCATCCTATGGCTTGGGTCTAATTCCAGAAGTCTCACATCGCTCTCGAGCAAAAATCCTGCGCAAATCCTGACAGCTAATTGATGTAAGCTGAATCTCCTTTCCAATCTGGGACGACAACCAAGTCACGGGGTCGcttttcccactctctcCAACCGACCCCTTCCAAAATGGACATATTTTGGAGACATAAACCTTGTGCTGCTCCTTCCTTCCTGTTGTGTCTATCTAATGCAAATGGTCCATCAGCCGCCTCGATGAGAAGACATCCTGGGCACATGCAATAGAACTATGGATGGCTGTCTCTCCAATCCCGTGGCGCAATGGTGCTCCAACCAACACCGTTGTCGGTCGCAACGTTTTCGACTACTCAATACATATCATGCGGGAAAGAAGCCTCTGGATCTTGACTATCTGGACAATATCTTATGAGCACTTGCCTCTTGTTCTGGCTGTCACATTCACCGCTCATACGAACACTTGTAGGCCAGTCTCTTGGTGCAACCCCCTTTCTGTCTTTATCACTATCAGTGGCGAACTTGTAAAAATTCTGGGTCCTCGGTCCCTTGACCTTACTTAGATAGGTGAATGGCGTAGCCCTTGTCACTTGTATGTTAATCACTGCGTGTTCTCTCTTCCACTTCGAGTGTTTCGAAGTCTTATCTAGTCCTGTGCCAGTTATCTATTGAATACAAATGTCGGCCGTAGCCGTAACTTTAGCTTGTTCAGGTAGATCATCTGTGATACACTACGATAGGAAGATTCGGAATGGAAGACTATGCTCGTTTACGGTGATAACCATTGGAATAGGGTATATTTAGGGCCTGTCATCGCGCCCACCGCTTGATGACAAGTGAGAAGCATCTACACTAAGGAACGTGCCGTTGTACGGGCGCAGCCCATCCATCGCTTCATTGATTCTTCACATCCAAATGGTCAGGTTCCTGCGGCGGAAACCTATCATGGAAAGGGTACCTTCTGTTGCGATGTACACCTCTACGTCGGTGGTTTGACCTGCCGGATGTTTAACCATTTCCTCTTCTGATTCACGTAGTATATAAGGGCACACTAGACCTCGCATAACTTCATCCTCCCTGCTCGAGTCTCTGCTTAAGCTTGACTCGTCCCTCTGTTATACACATCTATTTTTACTGTGACTCTTAACCAATCATGGCTTACCTCGCTCCACTCGAGGATGCCAAGACTCTCAAGGAGACGATGACGAAGATGGTCGGTGGGGATACTGCGCTTGATGGTAGATCTGACCAAATATATATGTCTCAATTACTACTAATTTTCTACCCTATCTAGATCGTGCCGGCACTATGAATAAAATCTTTGCCGTGATCCCGAAACTCCCACAAGATTCTGAATTATCTAAGACGATGAACGACTACCTAATCACTATGCTTTACAACTCGCTTCCTCACCCTCCAACTAGCTATGTTGGTGAAGACCGTTTCCGCAAGGCCGATGGGAGCCGAAACAACGTGAACATGCCCGATCTTGGCCGTGCCGGAACTACTTATGCTCGTAATGTC encodes:
- a CDS encoding nucleoporin GLE1, yielding MRFSVSRSPSPVQRTTRRPTNAYSIHNLTDDEEESSSSSESEEPQVLSFSHAGRDISMTLSRALTRSNANPNPDQSIDAFLNAVRLRSRVDPLEEYQNAERAMVKSSSPPAPSLPHLSCALTQSHLALQAKRNEQEMSAVLAMVERLDIQRKGREEEGMKRVKEGNRGIWEEIEGAIRRDEEKLRAEEEQRRQEAEKKRQEEDRKRAELKAEEDRRKAEEEKKRKEKEQEDERKRQEKEAREKAEKEKAEDEARKDAEEKAAKDAQEARAVQASQASAKSVPAIQEWETAWAERAALKNLTRAVEESSELKSVAGRLRRKLRTRVGQVTNSQSELAKLADAIHDIISPSPPHPAPVYTALLSAFSKYLLLQAETEVTAKLPTAYPLARLVWLVVARGHTRLWEIFWARLVGRTGGWAPGMSDNEWRKMVGRELEGKNDPDDKPPTLETTSQYTDRMVGQLALYAAILQTSPMPAQVEPDSVPAPFRLAKLWTWLARVLNSGELLSSCSAPQCLSVVLEVAGDGLCEAYGTQFRKLMGCVREAVGKGAGGEGETGARVRLGLMVERWEKEGKFGLEGRNVER